One genomic region from Haloarcula taiwanensis encodes:
- a CDS encoding zinc ribbon domain-containing protein codes for MMVSEWLYGAIALLVGLHVLTMLYAYRHRGDPAGATGQGEAEGRRGSATDDSTESIDCPHCGARNEQDYQFCRQCVADLTSGSPQRQPTDRSQPY; via the coding sequence ATGATGGTGAGCGAGTGGCTCTACGGCGCAATCGCGCTTCTCGTGGGGCTCCACGTCCTGACCATGCTGTACGCGTACCGGCACCGGGGTGACCCAGCCGGTGCGACTGGGCAGGGCGAGGCCGAAGGGCGCCGTGGCAGCGCCACCGACGACAGCACTGAATCCATCGACTGTCCCCACTGCGGGGCGAGGAACGAGCAGGACTACCAGTTCTGCCGGCAGTGCGTCGCCGACCTGACCAGCGGAAGCCCGCAGCGCCAGCCGACGGACCGAAGCCAGCCGTACTGA
- a CDS encoding cupin has protein sequence MEKVSIDAVESRMGPASVKRALAGPLGTDNIALNHYELAPGESFGFGYHRHPEQEEVFIIQSGTATFETEDGDVRVAAGEAIRFAPGEWQRGHNEGEERVVALALGAPQEMGDTDMLRHCEECGGRTHNYVEMTADRDALVTRCAECDAETGRFS, from the coding sequence ATGGAGAAAGTCAGTATCGACGCCGTCGAATCGCGGATGGGGCCGGCGTCGGTCAAGCGGGCGCTCGCTGGTCCACTTGGCACCGACAATATCGCGTTGAATCACTACGAACTGGCACCCGGCGAATCCTTCGGCTTCGGCTACCACCGCCACCCGGAACAGGAGGAAGTATTTATCATCCAGTCGGGCACGGCGACGTTCGAAACGGAGGACGGTGATGTCCGCGTCGCAGCCGGAGAGGCGATCCGCTTTGCGCCCGGTGAGTGGCAACGCGGCCACAACGAGGGCGAGGAGCGTGTCGTCGCGCTTGCGCTCGGCGCACCACAGGAGATGGGCGATACGGATATGCTTCGACACTGCGAGGAGTGTGGCGGTCGCACGCACAACTACGTCGAGATGACGGCCGACCGGGACGCGCTCGTGACACGCTGTGCGGAATGTGACGCAGAAACCGGCCGGTTCTCGTAG
- a CDS encoding histidinol-phosphatase has translation MVVADLHVHTTRSDGTLTLDSVPAAARQAGVEVVAVTDHDRLQPALDGPVTERDGVTLLHGIELRVESEIQRLDLLGYGVDPTDELRVECARIQRNRRERGARIIECVEDRLGVSLPVEPRDGLGRPHIASAIAEVSDHTFQSAFDDLIGDDCPCYVAREVPSFERGCALLSDACGLVGLAHPFRYRDTAAALSTCASLDAVERWYPYGRAVDNGLVDDAIERHGLIPTGGSDAHGETLGDTGLGAAAWDRVETALGV, from the coding sequence ATGGTCGTCGCTGACTTGCACGTACACACGACTCGCTCCGACGGGACGCTCACGCTCGATTCGGTCCCGGCCGCCGCGAGACAAGCGGGTGTCGAGGTTGTCGCCGTTACGGACCACGACCGCCTCCAGCCTGCTCTCGACGGTCCCGTCACCGAACGGGACGGTGTGACGCTGCTCCACGGTATCGAACTCCGCGTCGAAAGCGAGATACAGCGACTGGACCTGCTGGGCTACGGTGTCGACCCGACCGACGAACTCCGGGTCGAGTGTGCGCGCATCCAGCGGAACCGCCGCGAGCGCGGCGCGCGCATCATCGAGTGTGTCGAGGACCGCCTGGGCGTCTCGCTCCCCGTCGAGCCGCGTGACGGCCTCGGTCGTCCCCACATCGCCAGCGCTATCGCCGAGGTGTCGGACCACACCTTTCAGTCCGCGTTCGACGACCTCATCGGCGATGACTGCCCCTGTTATGTCGCCCGGGAGGTCCCGTCGTTCGAGCGCGGCTGTGCGTTGCTCTCGGACGCGTGCGGGCTGGTCGGCCTCGCGCACCCGTTCCGCTACCGGGACACTGCGGCCGCGCTGTCCACGTGTGCGTCGCTCGATGCCGTCGAACGGTGGTATCCGTACGGCCGAGCGGTCGACAACGGTCTCGTCGACGACGCCATCGAGCGGCACGGACTGATTCCGACCGGCGGCAGCGACGCCCACGGAGAGACACTGGGCGACACTGGTCTGGGCGCGGCCGCCTGGGACCGGGTCGAAACAGCCCTCGGTGTCTGA
- a CDS encoding recombinase RecB yields MTAVETLTYPDPADALDLASRATDRGALVTLVGTCAVEYEGRAASSLGLGDRHVMLKPDGAALVHTDEGQQPVNWQPPGCEHSISVDDDSLVVRSTRSTPEESLEVAFETVAHAAAFDVTDSKDLTLTGTEADLKDRILAEPALVESGFTPLATERETPAGAVDVYGEDADGRTTILELKRRRVGPDAVGQLGRYVDALGRDLHADTEVRGILVAPSVTDRARQLLAENGLEFVSLEPP; encoded by the coding sequence GTGACCGCCGTCGAAACGCTGACGTACCCTGACCCCGCCGACGCGCTGGACCTCGCGTCGCGTGCCACTGACCGCGGCGCGCTAGTGACGCTTGTCGGCACCTGTGCGGTCGAGTACGAGGGGCGAGCGGCCAGTTCGCTGGGGCTTGGCGACCGCCACGTGATGCTCAAGCCCGACGGGGCCGCACTGGTCCACACCGATGAGGGCCAACAGCCGGTGAACTGGCAGCCGCCGGGCTGTGAACACAGCATCAGCGTCGACGACGATTCGCTGGTCGTCCGCTCCACGCGGTCGACCCCCGAGGAGTCGCTGGAGGTCGCGTTCGAGACAGTCGCCCACGCCGCCGCCTTCGACGTGACGGACTCCAAAGACCTCACACTCACCGGGACGGAAGCCGACCTGAAAGACCGCATCCTCGCCGAGCCGGCGCTGGTCGAGTCAGGGTTTACGCCGCTGGCGACCGAACGCGAGACCCCCGCCGGAGCGGTCGACGTTTACGGCGAGGACGCCGACGGTCGGACGACGATACTCGAACTCAAGCGCCGCCGCGTGGGTCCCGACGCTGTCGGCCAGCTTGGTCGGTACGTCGATGCTCTGGGACGCGACTTACACGCTGACACCGAGGTCCGGGGGATTCTTGTCGCACCGTCCGTGACGGATCGGGCTCGGCAGTTGCTTGCCGAGAACGGTCTGGAGTTCGTCTCGCTGGAGCCGCCGTAA
- a CDS encoding oxidoreductase, whose amino-acid sequence MVGVGTWDIDGDTVQQSVRAGLDAGYGHVDTAEGYENEGEIGAALADYDREDVFLTSKVLPKHLDYESVIEACEASLDRLGTDYLDLYLVHWPNPATSIRETMNAMATLRDQGKIRNVGVSNFSAYQLGAAQHVADVPIAVNQIEYHPWNTQDQVVEFCRDTDTVVEAAAPLGRTEVFADDVIQDLAEKYDRSPAQIVLKWAVENEVVVLPKSSSPEHVRQNCDLFDWDLDAADHERIDAIEREQAVYDTGVYDWDNDTYGISQ is encoded by the coding sequence ATGGTCGGCGTCGGGACGTGGGACATCGACGGCGACACCGTTCAGCAGTCCGTTCGAGCCGGACTCGACGCGGGCTACGGCCACGTGGACACGGCCGAAGGGTACGAGAACGAGGGCGAAATCGGCGCGGCCCTCGCCGACTACGACCGCGAGGACGTGTTCCTCACATCAAAAGTGCTGCCAAAGCATCTCGACTACGAGTCGGTCATCGAGGCCTGTGAGGCGTCGCTGGACCGACTTGGGACTGATTACCTCGACCTGTATCTCGTCCACTGGCCCAACCCCGCAACCTCCATCCGGGAGACGATGAACGCGATGGCCACACTCCGCGATCAGGGGAAGATCCGCAACGTCGGCGTCTCGAACTTCAGCGCGTACCAGCTCGGGGCCGCCCAGCATGTCGCCGACGTGCCTATCGCTGTCAATCAGATCGAGTACCATCCCTGGAACACGCAGGACCAGGTGGTCGAGTTCTGTCGCGACACCGACACTGTCGTTGAGGCCGCCGCGCCACTGGGTCGAACGGAAGTGTTCGCGGACGATGTCATTCAGGACCTGGCAGAGAAATACGACAGGTCGCCGGCTCAGATTGTCCTGAAGTGGGCGGTCGAGAACGAGGTGGTCGTCCTGCCGAAGTCCTCCTCGCCCGAGCACGTCCGCCAGAACTGCGACCTGTTCGACTGGGACCTCGACGCCGCCGACCACGAGCGCATCGATGCCATCGAACGCGAGCAGGCAGTCTACGATACCGGTGTCTACGACTGGGACAACGACACCTACGGTATCTCGCAATAG
- a CDS encoding glucose-fructose oxidoreductase, which yields MRFGIISTAGIARKDVIPGIQKSAHTVAAISSRTQDRASEVADDLGIDSAFGDYETMFAEADIDAVYNPLPNALHAKWSQRAADHGLDVLCEKPLTVDTAEAVDLFDYCAEQGVTLMEAFMYQFHPRTQRAREIVETELGEVHTVDASFKFSLTDPDDIRLDPELAGGSLMDVGCYAVSAVRGFLGEPSQAFAHARDSQNSGVDTNLSGVLSYDDGRVASISCGFDGPRREYYRVETDDGWLEAPNCFGPDHDQSVSLTYSVDGREVTETFDPVDHYQLQVEAFADAIESGETPPIDRAETLGNMRAIDALARSADTGEPVHVASPE from the coding sequence ATGCGCTTTGGAATTATTTCGACGGCAGGAATCGCGCGCAAGGACGTGATTCCGGGTATCCAGAAGTCTGCTCACACGGTCGCGGCCATCAGCTCCAGAACCCAAGACCGTGCCAGCGAGGTAGCCGACGACCTCGGTATCGACAGTGCCTTCGGCGACTACGAGACGATGTTCGCCGAGGCGGACATCGACGCGGTGTACAACCCGCTTCCGAACGCGCTCCACGCCAAGTGGAGCCAGCGGGCCGCCGATCACGGCCTCGACGTGCTCTGTGAGAAGCCACTGACCGTCGACACCGCTGAGGCAGTGGACCTCTTCGATTACTGTGCCGAGCAGGGCGTCACGCTGATGGAAGCGTTCATGTATCAGTTCCACCCGCGGACCCAGCGGGCCAGGGAAATCGTCGAAACCGAACTGGGCGAGGTACACACCGTCGACGCATCGTTCAAATTCTCGCTCACAGACCCCGACGATATCCGTCTGGACCCGGAGCTGGCCGGTGGGAGCCTGATGGACGTAGGCTGTTACGCCGTCAGCGCGGTCCGGGGCTTCCTCGGCGAGCCAAGCCAAGCGTTTGCGCATGCCCGGGACTCCCAGAACAGTGGCGTGGACACGAACCTCAGCGGCGTCCTGTCGTACGACGACGGGCGGGTCGCCTCGATTTCCTGTGGGTTTGACGGACCGAGACGGGAGTACTACCGAGTCGAAACGGACGACGGCTGGCTCGAAGCGCCGAACTGCTTCGGCCCGGACCACGACCAGTCCGTCTCGCTGACCTACAGCGTCGACGGCCGCGAGGTCACCGAAACGTTCGATCCGGTCGACCACTACCAGTTGCAGGTCGAGGCGTTCGCAGACGCTATCGAGAGCGGGGAGACACCGCCCATCGACCGGGCCGAAACACTGGGGAATATGCGCGCCATAGATGCGCTGGCCAGAAGCGCGGACACCGGCGAACCGGTCCACGTCGCCAGTCCCGAGTGA
- a CDS encoding bacterio-opsin activator, whose amino-acid sequence MSQQPGNGRAVTRVEFALSDGSYPFVSVSAAESCSVILEKCLPQTDDTYAEFFSVEDTPPERLVERISDDTRGKARVLERTDDGGLVEITVQDNCPVVSLADAGAVPRTARSVDGQGTIVADVPRQTETASVIESFLTAHSEAELAAKKQHESIAPLFGFQNYASHTESLTDRQREALVTAHEAGYYSWPREATAADLASLLNISEPTLHKHLRAAEQKLVATMFACPHDDLAAEGDS is encoded by the coding sequence ATGTCCCAACAGCCTGGTAACGGCCGGGCGGTAACCCGTGTGGAATTTGCCCTGTCTGATGGCTCGTACCCCTTCGTATCCGTGTCTGCAGCCGAATCGTGTTCAGTGATTCTCGAGAAATGCCTGCCACAGACGGACGACACGTATGCGGAGTTTTTTTCGGTCGAAGACACGCCCCCTGAGCGGCTTGTTGAGCGAATCAGTGACGACACCCGTGGTAAGGCGCGGGTACTTGAGCGCACCGACGACGGCGGCCTCGTCGAGATCACCGTACAGGACAACTGTCCCGTTGTCTCGCTTGCGGACGCCGGGGCGGTACCACGGACCGCCCGGAGTGTCGACGGACAGGGGACTATCGTAGCCGATGTTCCAAGGCAGACCGAGACGGCTTCGGTTATCGAATCGTTCCTGACGGCCCATTCAGAGGCCGAACTCGCAGCGAAAAAGCAGCACGAGTCCATCGCCCCGCTGTTCGGGTTCCAGAACTACGCGTCCCACACCGAATCACTGACCGACCGCCAGCGGGAGGCTCTCGTGACGGCCCACGAAGCGGGGTACTACAGCTGGCCCCGCGAAGCGACAGCTGCGGACCTCGCTTCGCTTCTCAATATTTCGGAGCCAACGCTTCACAAGCATCTGCGGGCTGCCGAACAGAAACTCGTCGCGACCATGTTCGCCTGCCCGCACGACGACCTGGCTGCTGAGGGTGATAGCTGA
- a CDS encoding DUF2795 domain-containing protein yields the protein MLSNATDAFQSYDYPISAEEIIESDGDMELELPNGTERLGDALSRSAPETFESAEDAEFAAFSGVSSKAIGRKGYSDRDPICMGEDGPDQVSF from the coding sequence ATGCTAAGCAACGCGACGGACGCCTTCCAATCGTACGACTACCCGATTTCCGCGGAGGAAATCATCGAGAGCGACGGCGACATGGAACTGGAACTGCCAAACGGCACCGAACGGCTGGGCGACGCACTCAGCCGATCGGCCCCGGAAACCTTCGAAAGCGCGGAAGACGCTGAGTTCGCAGCGTTCTCGGGTGTGTCGAGCAAGGCCATCGGCCGGAAGGGCTACTCCGACCGCGACCCGATCTGCATGGGCGAAGACGGACCGGACCAGGTCTCCTTCTAA